AAGGAAGGAGCATGCCGCACCGGCAATGGCCAGGCGAGGATGTCGGATACTAAACATGAATCATTCTCCAGAACGACATTTTGTTGTTGTTGGCCTTTTTATCTAGCCATCACCGGGGCCTTTGATGAAAGGCACAGTTTGGAAGAAGCGGCTGGAACAGTGGGGAAAATCCTGGATTTGAAGCCGCCGGGTAGCCGCGGACCGGCTTGGGAAAATAGGGGGGACGCGATAAAAAACGCCGGCTGACGCCGGCGTGGTGAGGCAGTGCAAAAGGTAAGGACGTTAATAGCTCTCCCGAGAGCGCTCACTAATAGCTAACGACCTCGGCGGTTATCTAACCGTCTCGCGCGGCGGCATAACAGATACAGTTGCCGCCATTTGGCTGAAACAGTTGCATAGCCTGATCCGGCCACTTCCGATGGCGATACTGTGTCAGCAACTTTGCCGGAACTGTGTCTGTTTTGGCGATGCCGCCATGCCTACCTTCTAAACCGATAACAACAACATCGAGGAGAGACATGATGTCCGTGACAGGATCGGGCGCGCGCGCGTTGTCGGGCTATAGACGGTCGGGCGACAGAGAGTCGGACAGTAACGGGTCAGACAACAACGGATGGAAGCAGGGGGTGGCCGGCGCTTTGCTGGTTGGCGCGGCCCTGGCGCTGAGTGCTTGTGGGGGCGGTTCGAGCTCCCGCGATCGCGCCCCGGAAGTATTCCTGAGCGTGCTGTCCAGCGACCCGCAATGGGTCAGCGGTGGTGATGCGCGCATTCGTATCGAAGGGGCGCCGGAAGGCGCGACCCTGGCTTTGAACGGTGAGCCGGTGACAGCCGACAGCCTGTCAGAAAAAGAGAATGGTCTGGAAGGGGTAATCTCTGGTCTGGCTCTGGGCGATAACGAGCTGACCGTGAGTGACTCGGAAGGTGGCGTTCTGAGCACGCTCACGCTCACCAACCACCCGCAGGAAGGGCCCATGTTCTCCGGGCCGCATCAGTACCCGTTCGTGTGCACCACGGTATCTGAATTCGGTAAGCAGCCGTTGGTGGATACCGACGGTGACGAGGGCTTCCCTGTATACGACGAAGGCGGGCAACAGATCGGCCTGAGCCGGGACTGCGGTCTGGAGCCGTTCGTGGAATACGTTTACCGCGGCACCGACGGCAGCTACAAGCCGATGCCCGAGGACGGTTCCCGGCCGGCGGACATCGCCACCACCACGCTGCTGGACGGCCGCGAGGTGGATTTCGTGGTGCGCTGGGAACGCGGCACCATCAACCGTTTCCTCTACTCCATCGCCATGCTGGCGGAAGCCGGGGAGGAAGCGGATTCGCTGGACACCGGCCTTTGGAACGGACGGCTCATGTACCGCTTCCAGGGCGGCGTCGGTATCGGCCACACCCAGGGGCGCATGGACGTTGACCGCCGGGCGTTGCAGCCGGACGTTCTGGGCAAGGGCTACGCCATCATCTATTCCACCGGTAACCGTATGTCCGAGCACTACAATGTGCAGGTGGGCGGCGAGACCGCGTTGATGGTCAAGGAGCGTTTTGTCGAGCTGTATGGCCAGCCGCTCTATACCGTTGGCCTGGGTGCCTCCGGCGGCGCCATCCAGCAGTACATGTACGGGCAGAACCACCCCGGCTTGATCGACGCGGCGATTCCGGTGCAAAGCTATCCGGACATGGTCACCCAGACCATCCATATCGGCGACTGTGAATTGCTGGAGTACTTCATGGACGCCACCGACCGCACTAACGACAAATGGCACACCACCAAGAACCGCACCTGGCTGGTGGGGCTCAATGCCACCGATGCGGTGCCGGACCCGCTGGCGGGGGCCAAGGCTCAGTTGGAGTATGGCACCGCGCCCGGCTCCACCGAGTGCGTGGAGTCCTGGCGCGGGCTGACGCCGCTGACCATGAACCCGCATTACGGCCAGGCCCGCAACCAGGAGCAGATGCAGCCGCCGGGGATCATGGACTCGGTGAACTGGAGCCATTACGACGATCTGCGCAACGTGTACGGGATGGACGGTGAGGGTTATCCCCGCCGCCTGTTCGACAATGTTGGCGTGCAGTACGGCCTGCAATCCTTGCTGGACGGTCACATCAGCGACGAGGAGTTCCTCAAACTGAACGCCACTGTCGGCGG
This sequence is a window from Alloalcanivorax dieselolei B5. Protein-coding genes within it:
- a CDS encoding DUF6351 family protein, with the translated sequence MAGALLVGAALALSACGGGSSSRDRAPEVFLSVLSSDPQWVSGGDARIRIEGAPEGATLALNGEPVTADSLSEKENGLEGVISGLALGDNELTVSDSEGGVLSTLTLTNHPQEGPMFSGPHQYPFVCTTVSEFGKQPLVDTDGDEGFPVYDEGGQQIGLSRDCGLEPFVEYVYRGTDGSYKPMPEDGSRPADIATTTLLDGREVDFVVRWERGTINRFLYSIAMLAEAGEEADSLDTGLWNGRLMYRFQGGVGIGHTQGRMDVDRRALQPDVLGKGYAIIYSTGNRMSEHYNVQVGGETALMVKERFVELYGQPLYTVGLGASGGAIQQYMYGQNHPGLIDAAIPVQSYPDMVTQTIHIGDCELLEYFMDATDRTNDKWHTTKNRTWLVGLNATDAVPDPLAGAKAQLEYGTAPGSTECVESWRGLTPLTMNPHYGQARNQEQMQPPGIMDSVNWSHYDDLRNVYGMDGEGYPRRLFDNVGVQYGLQSLLDGHISDEEFLKLNATVGGWKPQKDMVQEGFPFIGTQDDVLADPSTFDPWSSRNMTLSEDPSTPAPRTEGNLEAIRAAYDAGIVFHGEIDIPVIDWRPYLEEELDMHNAHQSFAVRQRMIDFAGNADNQVIWFSDARPEEGPDQVALALEVVDEWMANLLADPQASVAQSRPERARDACFATDGSLIARGDDVWNGVLDEQADGACTETFPLYSTSRIVAGAPYQGDVFKCALKPVSTALQDGTYGDWAPSAEQIAELNAIFPQGVCDYSQPDQGRP